The nucleotide window GATTACAGCACCGAACGAGTTTGCCCGCGATTGGCTGGAAGAGCGCTATTCCCAGCTCATCAGCGGCATTTTGTATGAAATTACTGGTGAAGAGCTTGCTGTTAAATTCATCATTCCCCAAAACCAGAATCAAGAAGATCTTGATATTCCCTTGCCGCCCAGAAGGGTCAAGAAGGAAGAAGACACGCCCGATTTGCCAGTCAGCATGCTGAATCCAAAGTATACATTCGATACTTTTGTCATTGGATCAGGCAATCGTTTCGCCCACGCGGCGTCGCTTGCAGTAGCTGAAGCGCCGGCAAAAGCCTATAACCCTTTATTCATCTACGGGGGCGTAGGACTTGGTAAAACTCACTTGATGCATGCAATTGGGCACTATGTCCAGGATCATAATCCGAATGCGAAAGTGGTTTATTTGTCATCTGAAAAATTCACAAATGAATTTATTAATTCAATCAGGGACAACAAAGCAGGAGATTTCCGCGATAAATATCGTAATGTTGATGTACTGCTTATTGATGATATTCAGTTCCTGGCGGGGAAAGAACAAACGCAAGAAGAATTTTTCCATACATTCAATACTTTGCATGAAGAAAGCAAGCAGATTGTCATCTCCAGTGACCGTCCGCCAAAAGAAATTCCGACTCTTGAGGACAGGCTGAGATCCCGTTTCGAATGGGGTTTGATCACTGATATTACGCCGCCTGACTTGGAAACAAGAATCGCGATCCTGCGCAAAAAAGCGAAAGCAGAAGGATTGGATATTCCTAATGAGGTCATGCTTTATATCGCGAACCAGATCGACTCCAACATCCGTGAACTTGAGGGAGCCTTGATCCGTGTGGTCGCGTACTCTTCACTCATCAATAAGGATATCAATGCAGACCTGGCTGCCGAGGCATTGAAGGATATTATTCCGAGCTCGAAGCCAAAGGTGATTACAATCCTGGATATCCAAAGAGTCGTTGGGCAGCATTTCAATGTTAAGCTCGAGGATTTCAAAGCGAAGAAACGGACAAAATCCGTCGCTTATCCAAGGCAAATCGCCATGTACTTATCAAGGGAGCTGACAGATTTCTCTCTTCCAAAGATCGGGGAAGAATTCGGAGGACGTGACCATACAACCGTCATCCATGCTCATGAGAAAATTTCTAAAATGATTTCAACTGATACAAATCTGCAAAGGCAGTTAAAAGATATAAATGAACAATTAAGGGTTTAGGATAATGTGAATAACTCGTCATTGGTTACGCACAGTCTGTCCACATGTGGATAGGCTGTCTTTCCTTTGATCAAATCACTTATCCACAAATCCACAGGCCCTACTAGTACTTCTATTACTTTTTAAAA belongs to Mesobacillus sp. AQ2 and includes:
- the dnaA gene encoding chromosomal replication initiator protein DnaA, with amino-acid sequence MENIADLWNNALAKIEKKISKPSFDTWLKSTKAHSLQGDVLTITAPNEFARDWLEERYSQLISGILYEITGEELAVKFIIPQNQNQEDLDIPLPPRRVKKEEDTPDLPVSMLNPKYTFDTFVIGSGNRFAHAASLAVAEAPAKAYNPLFIYGGVGLGKTHLMHAIGHYVQDHNPNAKVVYLSSEKFTNEFINSIRDNKAGDFRDKYRNVDVLLIDDIQFLAGKEQTQEEFFHTFNTLHEESKQIVISSDRPPKEIPTLEDRLRSRFEWGLITDITPPDLETRIAILRKKAKAEGLDIPNEVMLYIANQIDSNIRELEGALIRVVAYSSLINKDINADLAAEALKDIIPSSKPKVITILDIQRVVGQHFNVKLEDFKAKKRTKSVAYPRQIAMYLSRELTDFSLPKIGEEFGGRDHTTVIHAHEKISKMISTDTNLQRQLKDINEQLRV